The Candidatus Hydrogenedentota bacterium genomic interval ATAGGGCGGCAAAAGCACAGCGCACGGGGCGGCCGCGGACGCGGACGAAACGCGGTGAGGCCTGCTGGTGGGCTTTGCGCGCGGTCCAGGCGCCGCTCAGCCTGTGGCGCCCGCTCAGGGAGCGTCGCGGCGCTTGGCGCGCTCGGCGCGGCGCTGGATGCGTCTGCGGCTGGCCATGCGCACGCCGAACCGTACCGTGCGCGGGAAGTGGCGGTTCAGGAACAGCGCCAGTCTTCCGGCCTTCGTAAGCACGAGTTCCGGTTTGCGCCGGTACAAGGCGTTGACGATCTGGCGCGCGGCCTTTTCCGCGGGCAGGACGAACCGGGGCGAAGCCGGGTCGGGTTTTGCAGTGTACATGCCCTGGTTGTTGACGCTGCGGATCTCGCTGGCTACGAGCCCGGGATTGACCAATGTGACGGATACGTTCTTCACCGCGAGGTCGTAGTAGATCGCTTCCGTGAACCCGACGACGGCGAACTTGCTTGCGCAGTAGGCCGATGCGGCGGGCATGGCCATGCGGCCCATGACGCTGCCGATGACGCCGAGGCGGCCTTGGCTGGCCTCCAGGTGCGGCAGCACCGCGTAAACCGTGTCGATCACGCCGAACACGTTCGTGTCGAGTTGACGCCGGTAATCGTCCGGGGAAAGCGCGTTGATGACGCCGTCCACATAGAAGCCTGCATTGGCCAGCGCCACGTCGACGCCGCCGAACGTCCCGGCCGTTTTCGCCACGGCGGCGTCGAGGCTCGCGCGGTCGCGCACGTCGGCCACGAGCGCCGCGGCCGTGCCGCCTTCGGCCTCGATGGCGGCCTTGACGCTTTCGAGCCGGTCCGCGCGGCGCGCTACGAGTGCGACCATCGCCCCCTGCCGGGCCAGTTCGCGCGCCACCGCCGCGCCGATACCCGAGGACGCGCCCGTGATGAACGCGGTTTTTCCGCGGAAACGTTGCGTCATAAAAGGATTCTCCAGGAGCGCCTCAAGGGCAAGTGACCATTATAGCAACCCGGGCCATCCATAAGCAGGCCCGATTCGTATCGCCGCGGCGCGGTCTTTCCTCACCGGGACATCCCGGAATTGCGCTTCTATTCCCGTTCGGGCCTCATCCTTGACCACGGCGTTGACCAATCGCCGCGGACGCATATAAGATTGGGCGCTGTGGTCGCAATGTCTTTATGGACTTGGGGAACCTGAATGATGGACACGCAACGGTATCGTGAACTGCTCGCGCATTTTCCGAAGGTGCGCGTGCTGGTCGTCGGCGACATCTACCTGGACGAGATGGTCGAGGGCGCCGTGACGGAGGTGAGCCTCGAGGCGCCTATCCCTGTTTTTGAGGTTCATGAACGGCGGCATAACCCGGGCGCCGCGGGCAACGCGGCCTGCAACGCCGCCGCGCTCGGGGCCACGACTCACATGATCGGTGTCATAGGAACCGACATGAACGGCGAGATCGTGCGCCGGGAGTTCGCGGCGCGCGGCGTGGAGACATCGGGCGTTGTCGTGGACCCGAGCCGCCCCACGAGCACCTACGGCAAGCTGCGCGCAGGCGGGCACAATATCCCGACACAGGAAATCCTGCGCATGGACACGCCGCGCCCGAAGCTGATCACGGGCGCGGTGGAAGAGCAGGTCTGCGCCAATATCCGCAAGCTTGCCCCGGAAGTCGATGCCATCATGGTCGGGGACCAGGTATCTTCGACCATTACGGACCGGGTGCTGGACACGGTCCGCGAGTGCGCCGCGAAGCACGGGCTTTTCACGCTGGCCGATTCGCGCGCGCGCGCGGGCATGTTTCGCGGCATTGACGTCATCAAACCGAACGACAAGGAGGCCGCGCTGGCCTCGGGCGTGAGCATCGTGGACGACGGCAGCCTCTGCGAGGCGGGCAAGAAACTCCTGGGTATCGCGCGAAATGTGCTGATCACGCTCGGACCCAAGGGCATCATGGTGTTTGGCCAGGACGGTCTTGTCGAGAATGTGCCGGTGCTGCCGTGCAGCGTGGTGGACGTGACCGGCGCGGGCGACACGGTGGCCGCCGCGGTGACGCTGGCCATGTGCTCGGGCGGCGCGCTGCTCGAAGCGGCCTTTCTCGGCAACGCGGCCGCGGGTATTGCCGTCGGACGCGAGGGGGCGGTTACGGTTTCGCTTGCGGAACTCGAGACGCTTCTGTTCAGCGAGCGGCGCTCGGCCAAGGTGAAGACGGCGGAAGAAATGAAGCCCATCCTCGAGGAATTGCGCCGCAAGGGCAAGCGCATCGTGTGGACGAACGGCTGCTTCGACATCCTGCACGTCGGGCACATCACGTACCTGATGCATGCCAAGCAGAAGGGCGACGTGCTTATCGTCGGTCTCAACAGCGACGCATCGGTCCGTGAGAACAAGGGGCCCAGCCGGCCCGTGATCGGCGAGCAGGACCGCGCGGTCGTGTTGTCGGCGCTGGAATGCGTGGACTACATCGTCATTTTCGACGGCAAGACGCCGATGCCGCTGCTCGAGGCGCTCAAGCCGGACGTCTACGCCAAGGGTGGCGATTACACGCTCGGCACCATCGTGCAGGAAGAGCGCCGCCTGGTCGAGGGCTACGGCGGCGAGATTGCCATCATTCCCGGCGTCGAGGGCCATTCCACCACGGCCATCATCAACCGCCTGACCCAAGAACAATGAGCGCGGTGGCGCGGACCCCGCGTCCCGCGCGCCGCTGCATCGGAACCGGCCGGAGCATTCGCCGCGACCATGCCGCATCTGCATCGATTCCATATCGCGCCGGACACGCCCGGCGGCGGGGAAATCGCGCTGCCGCCGGAAGAGGCGCATCACGCGATCAAGGTGGTGCGCCTGCGCGAAGGTGATCTCGTGAGCCTGTTCGACGGCCAGGGCCGCGAATGGACCGGCGCCGTTGCGCGGCTCGGGCGCCGCGAGGTCGTGATATCCATCCGCGAGGAACGCCGCGCGCCGCGGCCCGGGCCAAGGCTCACGCTTGCGCAAGCGTGGCTGCACCAGGAAAAGGCGCTCGAATTGCTGGTGCGCACTGGCACGGAACTCGGCGTGGACCGCTTTCTCTTTTTCCGCGCCGCCCGTTCCGAACGGCCGCCCCGGCTCAATCCCAAGTGGATGCGTCTCGCGGTCGAGTCGTGCAAGCAATGCGGGCGGCTCTGGCTGCCCGAATTCGCGGTAGCGGAGACTCTGGCCGGCGTGCTGCGCGATGCGCGCGGCGACCTGCTCGTCGCGGCCGTCGATGCCGAACCCGTGCCGCTCGCGCAGGCGTTGAGCGGCGGCGACACGACGCTGTTGATCGGCCCCGAGGGCGATTTCACGCCGGAGGAGGTGCGCGCGGCGCTGGGGGCCGGCGCACGGCCCATCAGCCTTGGCGCAACCACGTTTCGCTCGGAGATTGCGGCCATCGTCGCGACCGCGCTGGTGCAGCACCATCTCGGACGGTTGGGGCCAAGCTCGCGGTAACGCCGGGGACCTCCTCTCCGCGCATTCCGCGGAGAGAAGATGTTTCCCGGCTCGCGGTCAGGCGATTGTTTCCAGAGGCGGCTCGATGTTGCCGCGTATGACGCCGCCGCGCACCCGTGTCGGCGCGGCCCATTTCACGCCGTTGCAGATCACCTGCAGCACGTCTTCCTGATGGTAGATAGGGAAGGTCTCGTGGCCTGGGCGGAAGTAGAAGACCTTGCCGAGCCCGCGGTGCCAGCAGCAGCCGCTCCGGAACACGTCGCCGCCCTGAAACCAGCTGATGAATACGAGCTGGTCCGGCTGCGGGATGTCGAAATGTTCACCGTACATCTCCGCGTGCGGGATTTCGAGGTATTCGGGCAGCCCGTCGGCAATCGGATGCGCCGGGTCGACGACCCAGAGGCGCTCGCGCTCGCCCACGCCCTTCCACTCGCGCCATTTCAGCATGCAGCCCGTGCCCATGAGCCGCCGGAACGGCTTGGACATGTGGCCCGAGTGCAACACGACGAGGCCCATGCCGTTCAGCACGCGATCCTGCACCTTCGCC includes:
- a CDS encoding SDR family NAD(P)-dependent oxidoreductase — encoded protein: MTQRFRGKTAFITGASSGIGAAVARELARQGAMVALVARRADRLESVKAAIEAEGGTAAALVADVRDRASLDAAVAKTAGTFGGVDVALANAGFYVDGVINALSPDDYRRQLDTNVFGVIDTVYAVLPHLEASQGRLGVIGSVMGRMAMPAASAYCASKFAVVGFTEAIYYDLAVKNVSVTLVNPGLVASEIRSVNNQGMYTAKPDPASPRFVLPAEKAARQIVNALYRRKPELVLTKAGRLALFLNRHFPRTVRFGVRMASRRRIQRRAERAKRRDAP
- the rfaE2 gene encoding D-glycero-beta-D-manno-heptose 1-phosphate adenylyltransferase; translated protein: MMDTQRYRELLAHFPKVRVLVVGDIYLDEMVEGAVTEVSLEAPIPVFEVHERRHNPGAAGNAACNAAALGATTHMIGVIGTDMNGEIVRREFAARGVETSGVVVDPSRPTSTYGKLRAGGHNIPTQEILRMDTPRPKLITGAVEEQVCANIRKLAPEVDAIMVGDQVSSTITDRVLDTVRECAAKHGLFTLADSRARAGMFRGIDVIKPNDKEAALASGVSIVDDGSLCEAGKKLLGIARNVLITLGPKGIMVFGQDGLVENVPVLPCSVVDVTGAGDTVAAAVTLAMCSGGALLEAAFLGNAAAGIAVGREGAVTVSLAELETLLFSERRSAKVKTAEEMKPILEELRRKGKRIVWTNGCFDILHVGHITYLMHAKQKGDVLIVGLNSDASVRENKGPSRPVIGEQDRAVVLSALECVDYIVIFDGKTPMPLLEALKPDVYAKGGDYTLGTIVQEERRLVEGYGGEIAIIPGVEGHSTTAIINRLTQEQ
- a CDS encoding 16S rRNA (uracil(1498)-N(3))-methyltransferase, encoding MPHLHRFHIAPDTPGGGEIALPPEEAHHAIKVVRLREGDLVSLFDGQGREWTGAVARLGRREVVISIREERRAPRPGPRLTLAQAWLHQEKALELLVRTGTELGVDRFLFFRAARSERPPRLNPKWMRLAVESCKQCGRLWLPEFAVAETLAGVLRDARGDLLVAAVDAEPVPLAQALSGGDTTLLIGPEGDFTPEEVRAALGAGARPISLGATTFRSEIAAIVATALVQHHLGRLGPSSR
- a CDS encoding ThuA domain-containing protein, with product MSTGIRVTIWNEGIHEKELPRCRELYPDGMGRAIGRYLEKQPGIASVRCVELDDPAQGLSDDILDATDVMTWWGHCAHDRVTDENAAKVQDRVLNGMGLVVLHSGHMSKPFRRLMGTGCMLKWREWKGVGERERLWVVDPAHPIADGLPEYLEIPHAEMYGEHFDIPQPDQLVFISWFQGGDVFRSGCCWHRGLGKVFYFRPGHETFPIYHQEDVLQVICNGVKWAAPTRVRGGVIRGNIEPPLETIA